The Oreochromis niloticus isolate F11D_XX linkage group LG15, O_niloticus_UMD_NMBU, whole genome shotgun sequence genome includes a region encoding these proteins:
- the LOC100705173 gene encoding growth arrest and DNA damage-inducible protein GADD45 beta, whose translation MTLEEVVGSNSTEKKMETVSQALEELLVAAQQQDCLTVGVYESAKLMNVDPDSVVLCILATDEEDEDDIALQIHFTLLQAFCCDNDINILRVSGMRRLAQLLKEDTEDSNSNEPRDLHCILVTNPPVQPLQCQALQDVGSFCEESRCSNQWVPCLELQDR comes from the exons GATGGAGACGGTGAGTCAAGCTCTGGAGGAGCTACTGGTCGCTGCTCAGCAGCAGGATTGTCTCACGGTTGGAGTCTACGAGTCCGCCAAACTCATGAATGT AGACCCAGACAGCGTTGTACTGTGCATCCTCGCAACtgatgaggaggatgaagacGACATAGCGCTGCAGATCCATTTCACGCTGTTGCAGGCTTTCTGCTGCGACAACGACATCAACATCCTGCGGGTGTCAGGCATGAGGCGGCTGGCTCAGCTGCTAAAGGAGGACACCGAGGACAGCAACAGCAACGAACCCCGGGATCTGCACTGCATTCTGGTCACT AACCCTCCAGTGCAGCCTCTGCAGTGCCAAGCCCTGCAAGACGTCGGCAGCTTCTGTGAGGAGAGCCGATGCAGCAATCAGTGGGTGCCCTGCCTGGAGCTGCAGGACCGTTGA